The Polynucleobacter sp. TSB-Sco08W16 genome includes a region encoding these proteins:
- a CDS encoding filamentous hemagglutinin N-terminal domain-containing protein: protein MLLINTRGISTSRQSAEHFTAFSSRIGAVLTLSFSLFIQFECAHAASPPPALNALPSNGQVVAGNASISSSSNANSAVMNVNQTSQRAIINWDSFNVGRNATLNFNQPNSNAITLNRVTSGSASIVNGAINANGQIILVNSNGVTFGKGAEVNAAAVVASTLNTADQEFMDGKANFRDDGTGQGSKAGKIINKGRIQTNNTSSEGGFIALLAPEVRNQGYLLAQKGGSVAIGSGSQITLNIQGQSLVAIRVEEGVYNGLISNKHIIEAPGGLVVLATSAVNELMAGVIKNTGRISANSVVNNGGTIELVAGTITQAGKLTANSQTAQGGQVNLVGQEITLATNSKTTAMGAIGGGQVNVGLANSQVTGGAQVNSQNSNLTNAENQATIKANANTAAQNNKLATVVAIQENAAIDTSATQNGNGGSIAIWSQVKTTVAGILKSMGGLLSGNGGFIETSSKGLVALASTVSINTSASHGQAGTWLLDPIDLTIDGAAAGIISNALSSSNVTIAVTNSTTACPGVGICSSPSLGGNGKLIIAADIAKSSLTYTTLTLSASGDFYLKANITGQNLDVIIRSSIAYLDVGTSINASKVTIQAQTAIYSDGSIFASNYLLGAPAGSLGNAIELLAQAIYISGTLGLYSSRPSDPLIRFVGPNLNSVVDTNLNKIYSSFAANDASALVDTPATQAASNVIYLTSTQTDLTSPAVIGLESTAQVLANGTVGGSVYLTAQRIYTVSGSLLEANGTVGVGGSIAMMANGISIGGQVSADGATDGGSISLITNSTLLSLESRLISVNGGTGSGGTLSAQVPGMSSLIANTALTSGISSSGIDASNILFIRESVRSATAGSLNLAYEIVDISGTPVTLGVGNYKNISISGSPSYSSNASAITNSTGVGSYSNLLVTGLVLGGADAGRFMLVSVPAALMVDAAQSGTVVAGTSTATMPTPPPPPPPPPSVFSSPLMLPPPAKSEIGMGMTSSVGLPPPVGLPPPPPSMGGDLPTSTSARTPPLMAMADGSIQFTPPPPPPGSVNSSSNQPPPSGVNPPPSDRPSATRENANNSEARRGDSPRDANGKPESMRSSKDGTNNSEARRGDAPRDGVVKADSNDRPAKPVEGPSKYVSKYANGFRDGDKPAPRDAPTKTADNKSNPPREGKYSSRINAMNNNPAMLASMAQNPFAGNISAFPPGPANVVVAPIALRGGDSLAQSYDDVPSIRNSGVANVGRSRNTENYHESLESVNLMSTLNLFIVP, encoded by the coding sequence ATGCTTTTGATTAATACACGAGGGATTTCCACCTCACGCCAATCTGCCGAGCATTTCACTGCCTTTTCTTCAAGAATTGGGGCTGTACTAACACTCTCTTTTTCTTTGTTTATTCAGTTTGAGTGCGCTCATGCGGCATCGCCACCACCAGCTCTTAATGCCTTACCCTCTAATGGTCAGGTTGTCGCAGGTAATGCATCGATTAGTTCATCTTCCAATGCTAATTCTGCAGTAATGAATGTGAATCAAACATCGCAACGTGCGATTATTAATTGGGATAGTTTTAATGTTGGTAGAAATGCTACTCTTAATTTCAATCAGCCCAATAGCAATGCAATCACTCTCAATCGTGTCACTAGTGGGTCAGCCTCGATAGTTAATGGTGCGATCAACGCTAATGGCCAAATAATTTTAGTTAACAGCAATGGCGTTACCTTTGGCAAGGGTGCCGAAGTGAATGCTGCCGCGGTGGTGGCCTCAACCTTAAATACTGCCGATCAAGAATTTATGGATGGTAAGGCTAACTTTAGGGATGATGGCACGGGACAAGGGTCAAAAGCAGGCAAGATCATCAATAAGGGTAGGATCCAAACCAATAACACAAGCAGTGAGGGTGGATTTATTGCCCTGTTGGCCCCCGAGGTGCGCAATCAAGGTTATCTCTTGGCGCAAAAGGGCGGCTCAGTTGCCATTGGCTCGGGTTCACAAATTACTTTAAACATCCAGGGTCAATCCTTGGTAGCAATTAGGGTGGAAGAGGGTGTTTATAACGGCCTGATTTCGAATAAGCACATCATAGAAGCTCCTGGTGGACTGGTGGTATTAGCTACTAGTGCAGTTAATGAACTGATGGCAGGGGTTATCAAGAATACCGGCAGAATTTCAGCCAACAGCGTGGTGAATAATGGCGGCACTATTGAATTGGTTGCTGGCACTATTACTCAGGCAGGCAAGCTCACTGCCAATAGTCAAACAGCGCAAGGAGGGCAGGTTAATCTAGTCGGCCAAGAGATTACGTTGGCAACAAATTCTAAAACTACTGCCATGGGTGCTATAGGTGGCGGCCAGGTTAATGTTGGCCTTGCAAATTCCCAAGTGACAGGTGGGGCCCAGGTTAACAGCCAAAACAGCAACCTAACTAATGCAGAAAATCAGGCCACCATTAAAGCAAACGCCAACACTGCCGCACAAAATAACAAGTTAGCAACGGTTGTGGCAATCCAAGAGAATGCCGCTATTGATACTTCTGCTACCCAAAATGGTAACGGGGGCTCAATTGCAATCTGGTCACAAGTAAAAACTACGGTCGCAGGCATTCTGAAGTCGATGGGAGGTCTGCTATCTGGTAATGGCGGCTTCATTGAGACAAGCTCTAAAGGGTTGGTTGCACTCGCCTCCACAGTTAGCATCAATACGAGTGCGTCTCATGGGCAGGCGGGTACATGGTTGCTTGATCCAATTGATCTGACAATCGATGGTGCGGCTGCAGGCATTATTTCTAATGCTTTATCTAGCAGCAATGTCACGATTGCTGTCACTAACTCCACGACTGCTTGCCCTGGAGTGGGAATATGCTCAAGTCCTAGTCTTGGTGGTAACGGTAAGTTAATCATCGCTGCTGACATAGCAAAATCGAGCCTGACATACACCACTTTAACCCTATCTGCATCGGGTGACTTTTATTTAAAAGCCAATATTACCGGCCAAAATTTAGATGTGATTATTCGCTCATCAATTGCCTATTTGGACGTGGGAACTTCCATTAACGCAAGTAAGGTGACCATTCAAGCTCAAACAGCAATTTATAGTGATGGCTCAATTTTTGCCTCAAACTATCTTTTGGGCGCGCCCGCAGGATCACTTGGCAACGCAATCGAACTATTGGCCCAAGCAATTTACATATCAGGAACCTTGGGCTTGTATTCAAGCCGACCCTCCGATCCCTTGATCCGATTTGTTGGGCCCAATCTGAATTCAGTCGTAGATACGAACCTCAACAAAATTTATTCTAGTTTCGCTGCTAATGATGCAAGCGCGCTGGTCGATACTCCTGCAACACAAGCGGCAAGTAATGTCATCTATTTAACGTCCACACAAACTGATCTAACAAGTCCTGCGGTTATAGGATTAGAGAGCACTGCCCAGGTCTTGGCTAATGGGACTGTAGGTGGCTCCGTTTATCTCACTGCCCAACGTATTTACACTGTTTCTGGAAGTCTGCTGGAGGCTAATGGAACGGTTGGGGTCGGTGGCTCAATTGCGATGATGGCAAATGGCATCTCAATAGGTGGCCAAGTATCGGCAGATGGAGCTACGGATGGCGGTTCTATTTCATTGATTACAAACTCTACTCTTTTGAGTTTAGAGAGTCGACTTATTTCAGTTAATGGAGGGACTGGCTCAGGCGGCACTTTAAGTGCACAAGTGCCCGGAATGTCATCGTTGATAGCTAACACTGCTTTGACAAGTGGAATCAGTAGCAGCGGTATTGATGCCAGCAATATTCTTTTTATAAGAGAGTCGGTCAGATCTGCTACCGCAGGATCTCTTAATTTAGCTTATGAAATAGTGGACATCTCAGGTACACCGGTTACTCTTGGGGTTGGAAACTATAAAAATATTTCGATTAGTGGCTCTCCTAGTTATAGTAGCAATGCCAGTGCCATTACGAATTCAACGGGTGTTGGTAGCTATTCAAACTTACTTGTTACCGGCTTAGTATTGGGTGGCGCAGATGCTGGCCGTTTTATGCTCGTCTCAGTACCCGCAGCCCTTATGGTGGATGCTGCACAATCTGGAACTGTAGTTGCAGGCACGTCAACCGCCACCATGCCCACGCCGCCACCTCCGCCACCACCTCCACCCTCGGTATTTAGCTCGCCACTGATGTTGCCTCCCCCAGCAAAATCTGAAATTGGAATGGGTATGACGTCTTCGGTTGGATTGCCTCCACCAGTTGGATTGCCTCCGCCGCCTCCGAGTATGGGTGGAGACCTACCCACATCAACATCAGCTAGAACCCCGCCTTTAATGGCTATGGCTGACGGCAGTATTCAATTTACGCCTCCACCTCCACCGCCCGGAAGCGTTAACTCCTCATCAAATCAACCTCCACCATCAGGAGTTAATCCTCCACCAAGCGATCGCCCATCAGCAACGAGGGAGAATGCCAATAATTCAGAGGCAAGAAGGGGTGATTCCCCAAGGGATGCAAACGGAAAGCCTGAATCTATGAGGTCGAGTAAAGACGGCACTAATAATTCAGAGGCGAGAAGAGGCGATGCTCCTAGAGACGGAGTGGTGAAGGCTGATTCCAACGATCGACCAGCCAAACCAGTTGAAGGCCCATCAAAATATGTCAGCAAATACGCCAATGGGTTCCGTGATGGTGATAAACCGGCACCCAGAGATGCCCCTACCAAAACGGCTGATAACAAATCCAATCCCCCAAGGGAAGGCAAGTACAGTAGTCGGATTAACGCGATGAACAATAATCCAGCGATGCTTGCGTCTATGGCGCAAAATCCATTTGCTGGAAACATTTCTGCTTTTCCCCCAGGTCCAGCTAATGTAGTGGTTGCACCCATCGCTCTCAGGGGTGGGGATAGCTTGGCACAGTCCTATGATGATGTACCATCGATACGTAATTCGGGCGTTGCAAATGTAGGGCGCTCACGGAATACCGAAAATTATCATGAAAGTCTTGAGTCCGTTAATCTCATGTCTACTCTGAATTTATTTATTGTCCCTTAA
- a CDS encoding DUF4239 domain-containing protein: MIHFLHTLPNMVIGLSIMCFGLLLSTGIPFYIRWKYSLNPDEHLAKGAEEGFKLFTSITLLLIAFSLVRVQGDHRNVEDLVSREAALILKLNRSLAAFGGAHAAELQGDLKNYATAVVDDEWPLMAKNQRSEEASNLLIDLTQGIRLLDPKNPVQQMARAEIVTTLNQLSDVREARLSAARLQLPSYLWQALAVSVSLLIVFGWLQNPLPKMVAYVGGVTIGISVLFTLVIALEGLFLGESSVTPEAIVHILPSLGA; encoded by the coding sequence ATGATTCACTTCTTGCATACTCTGCCCAATATGGTGATTGGGCTTAGCATCATGTGTTTCGGTTTGTTGCTCTCTACCGGCATTCCTTTTTATATTCGTTGGAAGTATTCTTTAAATCCAGACGAACACCTTGCAAAAGGTGCTGAAGAGGGCTTTAAATTATTTACCTCAATTACCTTACTGTTAATTGCTTTTTCTTTGGTGCGCGTACAAGGCGATCATCGCAATGTCGAGGATTTAGTTTCTCGCGAAGCAGCCCTGATTTTGAAGCTCAATAGATCGCTTGCTGCCTTTGGTGGTGCTCATGCAGCAGAGCTGCAAGGGGACTTAAAAAACTATGCCACCGCAGTAGTGGATGATGAGTGGCCTCTGATGGCAAAGAATCAAAGAAGTGAAGAGGCTTCCAATCTATTGATAGACTTGACTCAGGGTATTCGACTTTTAGATCCCAAAAATCCAGTTCAACAAATGGCGAGGGCTGAGATCGTTACAACCCTGAATCAATTATCTGATGTCAGAGAGGCCCGACTTTCGGCGGCCAGACTTCAATTACCCTCATATCTGTGGCAAGCTTTAGCTGTCTCAGTGTCACTGTTGATCGTCTTTGGATGGCTGCAAAATCCATTGCCAAAGATGGTTGCCTATGTAGGTGGGGTGACAATTGGTATCTCTGTATTGTTCACCTTAGTCATTGCATTAGAGGGTTTGTTTTTGGGTGAGAGCTCAGTCACTCCAGAGGCCATTGTTCATATATTGCCTTCCTTGGGTGCGTGA
- a CDS encoding phosphate ABC transporter substrate-binding protein gives MSSNSQEANAVHFIQLRGSSTVMKVMQRIGLKYMDEHPNIRLPLLGGGTAMGYKSALDGTADIGMASGQIPQNIQLWASKHKLAIDEVSIATDGIAAIVNPANPINDLSLEQLHDIFTGSVTNWNALGKFSGAINVVSHDPQLGTYEPWKRQVAGKDHITLKAKVVNGLDSLMQAVSSDPLAIGYVGTTFLGKGKVKALAIDGFLPTYTNIKQQHYPIRNQLQLLSKSSAHKEVHNFIAYCLDPNMGQMMIKEMGLVPAVGE, from the coding sequence ATGTCCAGTAATTCCCAAGAAGCAAACGCAGTTCATTTCATTCAGTTGCGTGGCTCCAGTACCGTGATGAAGGTGATGCAACGCATTGGCTTGAAATATATGGATGAGCATCCCAATATTCGTTTGCCTTTGTTAGGTGGGGGCACTGCAATGGGCTATAAGTCGGCCCTAGATGGCACAGCTGATATTGGTATGGCATCAGGGCAGATTCCTCAGAATATTCAATTATGGGCAAGCAAGCATAAATTAGCGATAGATGAAGTGAGTATCGCTACTGATGGTATTGCTGCCATTGTCAATCCTGCTAACCCAATTAATGACTTATCTTTGGAGCAGCTCCACGACATCTTCACCGGCAGCGTTACTAATTGGAATGCTTTGGGTAAATTCTCGGGCGCTATTAATGTAGTGAGTCACGATCCCCAATTGGGAACGTATGAGCCCTGGAAGAGACAGGTTGCTGGGAAAGATCACATTACTTTAAAGGCTAAGGTTGTTAATGGCCTTGATAGTTTGATGCAAGCTGTTAGCTCTGATCCTTTGGCTATAGGATATGTGGGCACTACTTTCCTAGGTAAGGGAAAAGTAAAGGCTTTGGCGATAGACGGATTTTTGCCTACCTACACCAATATCAAGCAGCAGCACTATCCTATTCGCAATCAGCTGCAGCTATTATCTAAATCTTCAGCGCACAAAGAGGTTCATAACTTCATTGCTTATTGTTTAGATCCTAACATGGGTCAAATGATGATTAAAGAAATGGGTTTAGTCCCTGCGGTAGGTGAATGA
- a CDS encoding phosphate ABC transporter substrate-binding protein codes for MMMNRRQLLRNVGIISAGIAGAAATGFVAYPFLIAKARKELMISGSVAVSRFVALLIPPFLEKFTHTKIDIEGGGSFAGLVALDNGGIDLAMMSRDLNFEEFNLDLHSHLIGIEGVAIVVHPNSSVKSISLEQLDGIFQGSINNWDQLGGPNKKINVYNRNEGSTTRAFVEDLVLRGSKFRHDAKLCDSAVEVVNAIAEDQHGIGYLTMRNLGDKLKTIAINGVEISDKTILLKLYPLCRDMFLVSKNTSSQIARDFVHYSLSGPAQDIFVKYGLTQVSQQEYKL; via the coding sequence ATGATGATGAACCGCCGACAACTACTCCGTAATGTAGGAATCATTTCTGCTGGCATTGCTGGCGCAGCAGCAACAGGTTTTGTTGCTTATCCCTTTTTAATCGCCAAGGCACGTAAAGAGCTGATGATTTCAGGGTCTGTTGCCGTATCACGTTTTGTTGCCTTATTAATCCCCCCGTTTCTTGAAAAATTTACCCATACCAAGATCGACATTGAAGGGGGCGGCTCTTTCGCTGGTTTAGTGGCCTTGGACAACGGCGGTATAGATCTAGCGATGATGTCACGAGATCTCAATTTCGAAGAATTTAATTTAGATCTACACAGCCATCTCATCGGTATTGAGGGTGTTGCCATTGTGGTTCACCCCAACTCCAGCGTTAAGAGTATCTCGCTTGAGCAATTGGATGGCATTTTTCAAGGCTCCATTAATAATTGGGATCAATTGGGCGGCCCCAATAAAAAAATCAATGTGTATAACCGAAATGAAGGCTCAACCACTAGGGCATTTGTTGAGGACTTGGTTCTGCGGGGTTCAAAATTCCGTCACGATGCAAAGTTATGCGATAGCGCCGTTGAAGTTGTTAATGCGATCGCAGAAGATCAGCATGGTATTGGATATTTAACCATGCGTAACTTGGGCGATAAGCTTAAAACGATTGCTATTAATGGTGTGGAAATTAGCGATAAGACTATATTGCTCAAGCTCTATCCACTTTGTAGGGATATGTTCTTAGTTAGCAAAAATACATCGAGCCAGATAGCCAGAGATTTTGTGCATTACAGTCTAAGTGGCCCTGCACAAGACATTTTTGTGAAGTATGGTCTCACGCAGGTTTCTCAGCAGGAATATAAGTTATGA
- a CDS encoding TAXI family TRAP transporter solute-binding subunit, producing MRNPDPTNEVEEYLYAALDWLRSRHHIRKGLALVVIALLLGLAGKFAYDLFPRHYELTISGGGMLTKSHRLAKVLQEEAARRNVSLSIVPTAGSFQALNELNDGKLDLAFVQGGIDAIGYEDVRQVASIAPQLIQFLVKPDVKSIRDIRGKVINLGEKNGGPSIVSNQILHFSGLVPEVDYVESNYSDEQLLSMKPEKLPDVIVQVSYAPSVTVDFLVQKRGYQLLEMSFPPSLAMRMGWVADAKILAYMYQISPPVPATDIRVVGVNLNLLANKNVDPRAISALLPVLYSPQVASRFSFPITEDRILTPSGFPISDGTEMYLASKQPLISAQMVDQIKGAFGLIMSLLSVALVVFKWFKSPDDSEEDEEGEEGDDGVVRKRYKSDWRL from the coding sequence ATGAGAAATCCAGACCCAACTAACGAAGTAGAAGAATATCTCTATGCAGCCCTAGATTGGCTCAGAAGCAGGCATCACATTCGTAAAGGCTTGGCATTGGTGGTCATCGCACTCTTGCTTGGTTTGGCAGGAAAATTCGCCTATGACTTATTTCCCCGTCACTACGAACTGACGATTAGTGGTGGCGGCATGCTCACCAAAAGTCATCGTTTGGCAAAGGTGCTGCAAGAAGAAGCTGCTCGTCGGAACGTTTCTTTGAGCATTGTTCCTACTGCTGGATCATTTCAAGCGCTTAATGAACTCAATGATGGCAAATTAGATCTAGCCTTTGTTCAGGGCGGGATAGATGCGATTGGCTATGAGGATGTCAGACAGGTTGCGTCAATCGCACCCCAATTAATCCAGTTTTTAGTGAAACCCGACGTGAAGTCCATTCGGGATATTCGTGGGAAGGTAATAAATCTAGGCGAGAAAAATGGTGGCCCTAGTATTGTTTCCAATCAAATCCTGCACTTCTCTGGCTTGGTTCCTGAAGTCGACTACGTAGAATCGAACTACAGCGATGAGCAATTGCTCAGCATGAAGCCTGAAAAGCTTCCGGATGTTATTGTGCAAGTCTCTTACGCCCCTTCGGTTACGGTCGATTTCTTGGTGCAGAAACGCGGATATCAATTACTAGAAATGTCTTTCCCTCCATCACTAGCGATGCGTATGGGTTGGGTGGCAGATGCCAAGATACTGGCGTATATGTACCAAATTTCTCCACCAGTACCTGCTACTGATATTCGGGTAGTAGGTGTCAATCTCAATTTGCTAGCAAACAAGAATGTTGATCCTCGAGCCATCTCAGCATTGTTGCCAGTGTTGTATAGCCCTCAAGTAGCCTCTCGTTTTAGTTTCCCTATTACTGAAGATAGAATTTTGACTCCATCTGGTTTCCCCATTTCTGATGGAACAGAAATGTATCTCGCCAGTAAGCAGCCCTTAATAAGTGCGCAAATGGTTGATCAAATCAAGGGTGCATTCGGTCTCATCATGTCTTTGCTGTCTGTAGCGCTGGTGGTCTTCAAGTGGTTTAAATCACCCGATGACTCAGAAGAGGACGAAGAGGGTGAAGAGGGTGATGATGGCGTGGTTCGCAAAAGATATAAATCAGATTGGCGCCTGTAA
- a CDS encoding biopolymer transporter ExbD, with translation MSFHIQDDQNEDAIMAEINMTPMVDVMLVLLIIFIITLPVIQQAVKVELPKANSVRNEVKPESVQLSIDAKGQIFWNSTPIDLKTFDGYAEKAAQKDPQPEINLRADKSVKYEYVAQVLAASRRAGLTKLGFVTEPD, from the coding sequence ATGTCCTTTCATATTCAGGACGATCAGAACGAAGACGCCATCATGGCGGAAATCAATATGACGCCAATGGTGGATGTTATGTTGGTGCTCTTGATTATTTTCATTATTACGCTGCCCGTAATTCAACAAGCAGTCAAGGTAGAGCTTCCAAAAGCCAATAGCGTTCGTAATGAAGTAAAGCCGGAATCCGTACAGCTTTCGATTGATGCTAAAGGCCAGATCTTCTGGAACAGTACCCCGATTGATTTAAAAACCTTTGATGGCTATGCTGAGAAAGCCGCACAAAAAGATCCGCAGCCAGAAATCAATTTACGGGCAGATAAGTCAGTGAAGTACGAGTATGTTGCACAAGTACTAGCCGCATCTCGCCGTGCTGGCTTAACCAAATTAGGCTTTGTTACTGAGCCTGATTAA
- a CDS encoding MotA/TolQ/ExbB proton channel family protein, protein MNTPFGIANLWLEGDAITRFVALALLTCSIVTWVILLTRVWELRNLRKLKPELEQFWHATSYEQGLEVFSNHASNPYYQIAKSASGASVHHQSQSNNHRELLQTLNYSEWMARSIKNSIDSVAASLQKGLTFLGSTGAVAPFIGLFGTVWGIYHALISISSSGSAQIDQVAGPIGEALIMTALGLAVAIPAVLGFNAINRGNKLLVAELNRFGNDLLAYFVTGARVKSGE, encoded by the coding sequence ATGAATACACCATTTGGAATTGCAAATCTTTGGCTTGAGGGCGATGCAATTACGCGCTTTGTAGCATTAGCTTTGCTCACCTGCTCAATCGTGACTTGGGTGATTTTGCTTACTCGCGTTTGGGAGCTGCGTAATTTGCGCAAACTGAAGCCTGAGCTAGAGCAATTCTGGCACGCCACTTCATATGAGCAAGGTCTTGAGGTATTTAGTAATCACGCATCTAACCCCTACTATCAGATCGCTAAATCGGCTAGCGGTGCCTCGGTTCATCACCAAAGTCAGTCAAATAATCACCGTGAACTTTTACAAACCCTAAACTACTCAGAATGGATGGCTCGTAGCATTAAGAACAGTATTGATTCTGTTGCAGCTAGTCTGCAAAAAGGTCTGACCTTCTTGGGCTCTACTGGTGCAGTTGCGCCATTTATCGGATTATTCGGCACTGTCTGGGGCATCTATCACGCCCTCATCTCTATTAGCAGCTCTGGTAGCGCCCAGATTGACCAAGTGGCTGGCCCCATTGGCGAAGCATTAATCATGACTGCATTAGGTTTAGCTGTTGCGATACCTGCTGTGCTGGGATTTAATGCCATCAATCGTGGCAATAAATTACTGGTAGCCGAACTCAATCGCTTTGGTAACGACCTACTTGCTTACTTTGTGACCGGCGCACGTGTGAAATCTGGAGAATAA
- a CDS encoding energy transducer TonB codes for MSTFLQKMDAHLPFNKTERIIIGIVLLLHALPALDLLHWTSPPPKMDDERVMANLVSPEAAAQQAPSAPKAPPPKPKEEPKKKTVQEKSSQAPSPKQTQEKPTPPNQQQSKSESSQSQMQNTAVAPATSGGASGTPIQTDIGKLVVVYQPDADAYYPSFSKRSGEQGTVVVRLIVSETGDVEDVTILQSSSFPRLDRAATDIGRRYRFKPFVVNGSAQRISTNLLIKFNLKN; via the coding sequence ATGAGCACTTTTTTACAAAAGATGGATGCTCACCTGCCGTTTAATAAGACTGAACGCATCATTATTGGCATCGTTCTTTTGCTGCATGCATTGCCTGCGCTGGATCTTTTGCATTGGACCTCGCCACCGCCAAAGATGGATGATGAACGGGTAATGGCAAATTTAGTGAGCCCTGAGGCAGCTGCTCAACAAGCACCATCCGCACCAAAGGCGCCACCACCAAAACCAAAAGAAGAGCCTAAGAAAAAGACGGTTCAAGAAAAGTCTTCTCAAGCACCAAGCCCAAAGCAGACGCAAGAGAAGCCGACACCCCCAAATCAGCAACAAAGCAAAAGTGAATCATCTCAAAGTCAGATGCAAAATACTGCCGTAGCACCGGCTACCAGCGGTGGTGCAAGTGGCACACCCATTCAGACGGACATTGGTAAACTAGTGGTCGTATACCAGCCAGATGCTGATGCCTACTACCCATCTTTCTCAAAGAGATCTGGCGAACAAGGTACTGTCGTTGTGCGTTTGATTGTTTCTGAAACAGGGGATGTTGAAGATGTGACTATATTGCAGTCAAGCTCCTTCCCTAGATTGGATCGCGCAGCAACGGATATTGGCAGACGTTATCGTTTTAAACCTTTTGTAGTAAATGGCTCGGCCCAAAGAATTTCTACTAATCTTTTAATTAAATTTAATCTCAAGAATTAA
- the murI gene encoding glutamate racemase, producing the protein MRNYLVIGTDLSLIGVFDSGVGGLSILDEALRQLPQHDYIYLADSANAPYGEKSGEWITARSLSLCRYLADSGCDAIVVACNTATAEAIKQIRDALAVPVIGVEPGIKPAAMQSQNGIVGVLATEATLKSDKFNALLATLPNHCQFIKQAGAGLVPLIEAGHADSEETLDLLAKHLEPIQDAGADTIVLGCTHYPFLRKSIRKLLGESITLIDTSEAVVRQLKRQLELQGQALLGDSHGSVSFISSKDDHTLLNMAQDLMHSDLKIHQVSSGLLGAIR; encoded by the coding sequence TTGCGTAACTATCTTGTCATTGGCACTGACTTGTCACTCATAGGCGTTTTTGATTCTGGCGTAGGTGGCTTATCCATTTTGGATGAGGCTCTGCGCCAGCTTCCACAACATGACTATATCTACTTAGCTGATTCTGCCAACGCGCCTTATGGTGAAAAATCAGGCGAATGGATTACTGCCCGCAGTCTGAGTCTTTGTCGATATTTAGCAGACTCTGGGTGCGATGCCATTGTGGTTGCTTGTAATACCGCCACCGCAGAAGCGATTAAGCAAATTCGTGATGCATTAGCAGTACCGGTGATTGGGGTTGAGCCAGGAATTAAACCTGCAGCCATGCAATCTCAAAATGGCATTGTGGGTGTCTTAGCTACTGAAGCCACTCTCAAAAGCGATAAGTTCAACGCCCTATTAGCTACGCTGCCCAATCATTGTCAGTTCATCAAACAAGCAGGTGCGGGCTTAGTGCCGCTGATTGAAGCTGGTCATGCTGATAGCGAAGAAACCTTAGATCTTTTGGCAAAACACCTTGAGCCCATTCAGGATGCCGGTGCTGATACGATCGTTTTAGGATGCACCCACTACCCTTTTTTGCGTAAGTCCATTCGTAAATTGTTAGGTGAGTCAATTACCTTGATTGATACAAGTGAAGCAGTTGTAAGGCAACTCAAACGCCAATTAGAACTGCAAGGTCAAGCTCTGTTGGGCGATAGCCATGGATCGGTTAGTTTTATCAGTAGCAAAGATGATCACACCTTGCTGAATATGGCCCAAGATTTAATGCATAGCGATCTCAAAATACATCAAGTCAGTTCAGGCTTATTGGGCGCTATTCGATGA